From Culicoidibacter larvae, a single genomic window includes:
- a CDS encoding kinase to dihydroxyacetone kinase — MGDYKYDTQLLLEGENLNEDVIGKEIEASIPGDCLLVVGDEELLKIHYHTNEPWDLIRHCSLQGEIFDIVIEDMDRQSRGLKG, encoded by the coding sequence ATAGGTGATTATAAATACGATACACAATTACTACTAGAAGGAGAAAATCTTAATGAAGATGTGATTGGCAAGGAAATAGAAGCAAGTATCCCTGGTGATTGCTTGCTAGTTGTCGGTGATGAAGAGCTATTAAAAATACACTACCATACAAATGAACCCTGGGATTTGATTAGGCACTGCTCGCTTCAAGGCGAAATCTTTGATATTGTCATCGAAGATATGGATAGACAGTCAAGAGGTTTAAAGGGATAA
- a CDS encoding metal ABC transporter solute-binding protein, Zn/Mn family: protein MKKIITVIAALSLALIPLAACQNINPDNSNVLTIKTTVYPIVEFTKRIGGDAVDVQSVFANGSDSHIYDPTPQEIVDLNDADLFLNIDIGDYHTITEKLKAAAPNLEFVDVAAGVATIEGGHNHDHDHNESEANHDEEHDHDHNESEANHDEEHDHDHDESEASHDEEHNHEFDPHIWLDPVRASFMAENIKNELVRKLPDQAAAFEANFETLKTELATLNDEFSTGLEPYAEDTFFVTHAAYGYLADEYHLNQVALSGFTGDSELSSAQLVEIADELKAHNTQYILAEKNVSNKQADVLANELDISTLPIYNLETLTQAEIDGGQTYFTLMRENLKNLQAALK from the coding sequence ATGAAAAAAATTATCACTGTAATTGCTGCACTTAGCTTGGCGCTTATTCCCTTAGCTGCCTGCCAAAACATAAACCCGGATAACAGTAATGTACTCACCATTAAAACAACTGTCTATCCCATCGTTGAATTTACCAAACGTATCGGCGGCGACGCTGTCGATGTGCAAAGTGTCTTCGCCAACGGCTCAGACTCACACATCTATGACCCGACCCCACAAGAAATTGTCGACCTCAATGATGCTGACCTCTTCCTTAATATCGACATCGGTGATTACCATACCATCACCGAGAAATTAAAAGCCGCTGCTCCTAATTTAGAATTCGTTGATGTTGCTGCCGGAGTTGCTACCATTGAAGGTGGTCACAATCACGATCATGACCACAATGAAAGCGAAGCTAATCATGATGAAGAACATGATCATGACCACAATGAAAGCGAAGCTAATCATGATGAAGAACATGATCATGACCATGATGAAAGCGAAGCTAGTCACGATGAAGAACACAATCATGAATTTGATCCCCACATCTGGCTTGATCCCGTACGGGCAAGCTTCATGGCTGAAAACATTAAAAATGAGCTGGTACGTAAACTTCCTGATCAAGCAGCCGCTTTCGAAGCCAACTTCGAGACATTAAAAACAGAACTGGCGACCTTGAATGATGAATTTAGTACCGGACTGGAGCCATATGCTGAAGACACCTTCTTTGTTACCCACGCTGCCTACGGATACCTTGCAGACGAATACCATTTAAACCAAGTTGCGCTCTCAGGATTTACCGGTGATTCTGAACTCTCTTCGGCGCAATTAGTTGAAATTGCTGATGAATTAAAAGCCCACAATACACAATATATTCTTGCTGAAAAAAATGTAAGCAACAAACAAGCTGATGTATTAGCTAACGAGTTAGATATCAGCACCCTGCCAATCTACAACTTAGAGACCCTTACTCAAGCTGAAATTGATGGTGGTCAAACTTACTTTACCTTGATGCGAGAGAATCTAAAGAATTTACAAGCAGCTCTTAAATAG
- a CDS encoding glycosyltransferase family 2 protein, protein MAVVFAILLVFSVISIWLSIAESLVIIIGALRFHFKKLAETVNFADIDWDNLPMVTVIVPAHDEEPVIGLTMERILAMNYPRDRMQLIVMDDNSSDKTALVMKQVKKKYEKRDIIIQTISGEGQGGGKSKVLNLAREFAVGEYICIYDADAAPERNALLFLVRKALEDPKYGAIFGRNKARNRDRNFLTQMINLELVVSQRIVHTGRWELFRLGQIPGTNFIIKRSVVEEIGGWDEKALTEDTELGFAVMTKGYRIALESRSEAYQQEPEQVSVYVKQRTRWAKGNLYVVVKNLKRLVTHNDWRIKLETFYYISTYFWFLLAVVISDILFLLGIIFALLNLFGLGLVFPIELSHGVYIIFVVSWGLMYTLYVLQINLALVTDKGQSTVRNFIMSCVSYFTYAQLFILISLRAYGSYLLDVIFKRKSKWYKTERY, encoded by the coding sequence ATGGCGGTAGTTTTTGCGATATTATTGGTTTTTTCAGTCATCTCAATTTGGTTATCAATTGCTGAATCATTGGTAATTATTATCGGAGCGTTACGGTTTCACTTTAAGAAGTTAGCTGAGACAGTCAATTTTGCTGATATTGATTGGGATAATTTGCCAATGGTTACGGTTATCGTTCCGGCTCATGATGAAGAGCCGGTTATTGGTTTGACTATGGAGCGGATTTTAGCAATGAATTATCCGAGGGATAGGATGCAATTAATTGTTATGGATGATAACTCTTCAGATAAAACGGCATTAGTTATGAAGCAAGTGAAAAAGAAGTATGAGAAGCGGGATATTATTATCCAAACAATCAGTGGTGAGGGACAAGGTGGAGGTAAGTCCAAAGTATTAAATTTAGCGCGTGAATTTGCTGTCGGTGAGTATATTTGTATTTATGATGCGGATGCTGCTCCGGAACGAAATGCCTTGCTTTTTTTGGTACGAAAGGCACTGGAAGATCCAAAATATGGAGCGATTTTTGGTAGGAATAAGGCACGAAACCGTGATCGCAACTTCTTGACACAAATGATTAACCTGGAGTTAGTGGTTTCACAGCGAATTGTGCATACCGGTCGCTGGGAGTTATTTCGTCTTGGTCAGATTCCGGGCACCAATTTTATTATTAAGCGCTCAGTGGTCGAGGAAATCGGTGGCTGGGATGAGAAGGCTCTTACTGAAGACACCGAGCTTGGTTTTGCGGTGATGACAAAGGGATATCGGATTGCCCTGGAAAGTCGCTCGGAGGCATATCAGCAAGAGCCAGAACAGGTTTCTGTATATGTTAAGCAACGAACGCGATGGGCGAAGGGCAACTTATATGTTGTAGTTAAAAACTTGAAGCGTTTGGTAACCCATAATGATTGGCGGATAAAGCTAGAAACATTTTATTATATATCGACATACTTTTGGTTTTTACTGGCAGTAGTCATCTCGGATATACTATTTCTGCTTGGAATCATTTTTGCGCTGCTAAACTTATTTGGCCTTGGCCTGGTCTTTCCAATTGAACTCTCGCACGGTGTATATATTATTTTTGTAGTTTCCTGGGGACTTATGTACACTTTATATGTATTGCAAATTAATTTGGCGTTAGTTACTGATAAAGGGCAGAGTACTGTTCGTAACTTTATTATGTCATGTGTATCATATTTCACTTACGCCCAACTATTTATTTTAATCTCGCTGCGTGCTTATGGATCCTATTTGTTGGACGTTATCTTTAAGCGCAAAAGTAAGTGGTATAAGACGGAACGTTATTAG
- a CDS encoding TraX family protein, giving the protein MGLTTTQLKTIAIIAMVIDHVGVVFFPNIIIFRIIGRLTFPIMSYFIMKGFLHTSNLKKYFVRIILTLCFSIIPYYLVFDVWSGTVMFTFILSLILLYCYKKNMLLFFASLLPCLILSRFSDYSYFGLFLPLIFYIARLRNMSYLPYIYIIVTSSLAVYFLGYMHIYCVPVGIFMLLPLPFLENSTYNKRKNIKYKYLFYVFYPSHLFILFILQNILK; this is encoded by the coding sequence ATGGGTTTAACAACAACACAACTAAAAACCATTGCAATAATAGCAATGGTAATTGATCATGTTGGAGTTGTATTTTTTCCGAATATTATTATCTTCAGAATCATTGGCAGATTAACATTTCCGATTATGTCTTATTTTATTATGAAGGGTTTTTTACATACAAGCAATTTAAAAAAGTATTTTGTGCGAATAATTCTTACATTGTGTTTCTCTATTATTCCATACTATCTTGTTTTCGATGTGTGGTCTGGAACTGTCATGTTTACATTTATTTTATCATTAATACTACTATATTGTTATAAAAAAAATATGTTGCTATTCTTTGCATCACTTCTACCATGTTTAATCTTGTCACGTTTTAGTGATTATTCTTACTTCGGTTTATTCTTGCCACTAATTTTTTACATAGCTAGACTCAGAAATATGAGTTATCTTCCATATATTTATATTATAGTAACTTCGTCTTTAGCTGTATATTTTCTTGGATACATGCATATTTATTGCGTTCCAGTTGGTATTTTTATGCTTTTACCTTTGCCATTCCTTGAAAATTCAACTTATAACAAAAGAAAAAACATAAAATATAAATATCTATTTTATGTTTTTTATCCAAGTCATTTATTTATTCTGTTTATTTTGCAAAACATTTTGAAGTAA
- a CDS encoding rhodanese-like domain-containing protein, with the protein MFFTKKYPNISAKEIDVKNHTIIDVRSKEEFAAGHLPRSKNIELSKLLKHPEILDKNHEYYIICASGMRSGKACRILTKQGYQVINIKGGIMGYKAKLV; encoded by the coding sequence GTGTTTTTCACAAAAAAATATCCAAATATATCAGCAAAAGAAATAGATGTTAAGAACCATACAATAATTGATGTTCGCAGCAAGGAAGAATTTGCAGCTGGACATTTACCAAGATCTAAAAATATTGAACTATCTAAACTTCTAAAACACCCAGAAATACTAGATAAAAATCATGAGTATTACATTATCTGTGCTTCCGGAATGAGAAGTGGTAAAGCTTGTCGCATTTTAACGAAGCAAGGATACCAAGTAATTAATATTAAAGGTGGCATAATGGGTTATAAAGCCAAACTGGTCTAA
- a CDS encoding rhodanese-like domain-containing protein, with amino-acid sequence MKSIAVEELLKLDTNNIAIIDVREINEFQSGHISGATNIPAAGLFYNPEKFLDIHNHYYLICESGGRSSAVCNRLTELGYNVTNVSGGMSMFRHMKGE; translated from the coding sequence ATGAAATCAATTGCAGTAGAAGAATTATTGAAACTCGATACTAATAATATCGCAATTATTGATGTTCGAGAAATTAACGAGTTTCAATCCGGTCATATCTCTGGAGCTACAAACATTCCAGCAGCAGGTTTATTCTACAATCCAGAAAAATTTTTGGATATACACAATCATTACTATTTAATTTGCGAGTCAGGTGGTAGAAGTTCAGCAGTTTGTAATCGACTAACAGAGCTTGGATATAATGTAACTAATGTGTCTGGTGGCATGTCTATGTTTAGACACATGAAAGGGGAATAA
- a CDS encoding FAD-dependent oxidoreductase — MSKILIVGGVAVGATAAARLSRLNNNDEIIIFERGKHVSFANCGLPYYIGDIIKEREVLLLQTPQKFNKRYGVQVRINSEVINIDSLKKEIEIVDTTSGYRYSESYDYLILAPGANPIHPEIKGLSNAKNVYFLRNINDVDSLFNQCQISNKQNALVIGGGFIGVEVAENLLERGFSVTLVNKSKHILAPFDEEMSVMIENILIEKGINIINNTSVNAFLEEGKLVILDNGNNLHVDFSVLSIGVSPEIKLAQKAGLQIGVTGGIKTNEFLQTSNPSIYAGGDAAEIKSLITGEPVRIPLAGPANRQAVIIADNIHGRNKKYFGSIGSSVLKIFEYTAASTGLNADQLRGSNMNFEEIHITRSNHASYYPNSSDVTLKVLFNPDTGKILGAQAIGKEGTEKRIDVIATAIKAGFIVQDLTELELTYAPPYSSAKDPVNIAGYVAMNTIEGIHKTFKVQDVESLVNSGIKIVDVRTPEEYKLGNIPGSINIPIDDIQTRKTQIPNEDILYVVCQVGLRGYLAQQFLKQSCPNITVYNLSGGYKLYEEYIRQNKKV; from the coding sequence ATGAGTAAAATATTAATAGTCGGTGGTGTAGCTGTTGGTGCTACTGCTGCTGCTCGACTGAGCCGACTAAACAATAATGATGAAATCATCATTTTCGAACGTGGTAAGCATGTCTCATTTGCCAATTGTGGATTACCATATTACATTGGAGATATCATTAAAGAGCGCGAAGTGCTGTTACTCCAAACCCCACAAAAATTTAATAAGCGATATGGCGTTCAGGTTAGAATAAACAGCGAAGTAATTAATATAGACTCCCTAAAGAAAGAAATTGAAATAGTAGACACTACTTCTGGTTATAGATATTCAGAAAGTTATGACTATCTAATCTTAGCTCCGGGAGCTAATCCAATTCATCCAGAAATTAAAGGACTTTCGAATGCTAAAAATGTCTATTTTTTAAGAAACATTAATGATGTTGACTCATTATTCAATCAATGTCAGATATCAAATAAGCAGAATGCTTTGGTAATTGGTGGTGGTTTTATTGGCGTTGAGGTTGCAGAAAATTTACTTGAGAGAGGTTTTTCAGTAACTCTAGTTAATAAATCAAAGCATATTCTTGCGCCCTTTGACGAAGAAATGTCAGTTATGATTGAAAATATATTAATTGAAAAGGGTATTAATATTATTAACAATACATCAGTTAATGCCTTCTTGGAGGAAGGTAAACTTGTAATCCTTGATAATGGGAATAATTTACATGTTGACTTTTCTGTACTATCTATCGGTGTATCTCCTGAGATTAAACTCGCACAGAAGGCTGGCTTACAAATTGGAGTAACTGGCGGAATAAAAACAAATGAATTCTTGCAGACAAGTAACCCAAGCATTTATGCAGGTGGTGATGCAGCCGAAATTAAGAGTTTGATCACTGGAGAACCCGTGCGAATTCCTCTAGCTGGTCCTGCAAATAGACAAGCTGTAATTATTGCCGATAATATTCATGGTCGTAATAAAAAGTATTTTGGAAGTATTGGTAGTAGTGTACTAAAGATTTTTGAATATACTGCTGCTTCAACTGGTTTAAATGCTGATCAACTCAGAGGGAGTAACATGAATTTTGAAGAAATCCATATTACTCGTAGTAATCATGCTAGTTATTATCCAAATTCAAGCGATGTTACATTAAAGGTTCTTTTTAATCCCGATACAGGAAAAATTTTAGGTGCTCAAGCTATTGGAAAAGAAGGAACCGAAAAGCGAATTGATGTAATTGCAACAGCAATTAAAGCTGGATTTATTGTTCAGGATTTAACAGAACTAGAACTAACCTATGCACCTCCATACTCAAGTGCAAAGGACCCAGTAAATATTGCTGGTTATGTAGCTATGAACACTATTGAAGGAATTCATAAAACATTTAAAGTCCAGGATGTTGAATCGCTCGTGAATTCTGGTATTAAAATTGTTGATGTAAGAACGCCAGAGGAGTACAAACTCGGGAATATTCCTGGAAGTATTAATATACCAATTGATGATATCCAAACAAGAAAAACGCAAATTCCTAATGAAGATATTCTCTACGTCGTATGTCAGGTTGGTTTACGTGGATATCTCGCGCAACAGTTTTTAAAGCAATCCTGTCCAAATATTACAGTATATAATTTAAGTGGGGGCTATAAATTGTATGAAGAATATATTCGACAAAACAAAAAAGTATAA
- a CDS encoding AbrB/MazE/SpoVT family DNA-binding domain-containing protein encodes MLEFKDGKCICGTVRVGERGQIVIPKKAREYFNVEAGDSLIVIGDKSNNTMTIMKADSLNEFVLQLKSLEDEK; translated from the coding sequence ATGCTAGAATTTAAAGATGGAAAATGTATTTGCGGTACAGTTCGTGTTGGTGAACGCGGGCAAATTGTAATTCCAAAGAAAGCAAGAGAATATTTTAATGTTGAAGCTGGTGACAGCCTAATTGTGATTGGCGATAAGAGTAATAATACCATGACAATTATGAAAGCAGATAGTTTAAACGAGTTTGTCTTGCAGTTAAAATCACTGGAGGATGAGAAATGA
- a CDS encoding HAD family hydrolase — protein MKNIKAVFFDLDDTLINYGGNTIKSWEKTCKDLVDGLSLDLDFKLIAKQIILRNEEVWANEITSKKARENLIESRKAVVTTALNDLNIFDQEKLTYLLENYNINKQELVAVFDGVYDLLTLLKQKDYKLALITNGASTIQRGKLLRFDLEKYFDLILIEGEQPYGKPDKRIYQDALKYFNLEPEQAVMIGDHYLWEVVAPKEIGLKSVWHNLYNKELEPNDNVQPDVIINEMKNLINYFD, from the coding sequence ATGAAAAATATAAAGGCAGTCTTTTTTGATTTAGATGATACGTTAATAAACTATGGCGGTAATACTATAAAGTCTTGGGAGAAAACATGTAAGGATTTAGTCGATGGATTAAGTTTAGATTTGGATTTCAAGTTAATAGCTAAACAAATTATTTTGAGAAATGAGGAAGTTTGGGCAAATGAGATAACTAGCAAAAAAGCACGAGAAAACCTCATTGAATCGAGAAAGGCAGTCGTAACAACCGCATTAAACGATTTGAACATTTTTGATCAGGAGAAACTTACTTATTTGCTAGAAAACTATAACATCAATAAACAAGAACTAGTTGCCGTATTTGATGGAGTTTACGATTTATTAACACTCTTAAAACAAAAAGACTATAAATTAGCACTCATCACGAATGGCGCAAGCACAATTCAGAGAGGAAAATTATTACGGTTTGATTTAGAAAAATATTTTGATCTAATACTAATTGAAGGGGAACAACCGTACGGTAAGCCCGACAAAAGAATCTATCAAGATGCATTAAAATATTTTAACTTAGAGCCAGAACAAGCAGTTATGATTGGTGATCACTATCTTTGGGAAGTTGTAGCGCCCAAAGAAATAGGGCTAAAGAGTGTATGGCATAACTTGTATAATAAAGAGCTTGAGCCTAATGATAACGTACAACCAGATGTAATAATTAATGAAATGAAAAATCTAATTAATTATTTTGATTAA
- a CDS encoding M23 family metallopeptidase, whose amino-acid sequence MTAGVGGYPGHNGVDIQIRKAPGDPIFSIISGTVIEVNNNCSTTESWGCCGGFGNYVVVHGKYNGVDYVIMYAYMQLNTITVGYGQNVSSGQKIGQIGDSESSVDTTYILKC is encoded by the coding sequence GTGACGGCAGGAGTCGGAGGCTATCCTGGTCATAACGGTGTTGATATTCAAATAAGAAAAGCTCCTGGAGATCCGATATTTAGCATTATATCTGGAACAGTAATTGAAGTTAACAATAATTGTTCAACTACAGAATCTTGGGGCTGTTGTGGTGGATTTGGCAATTATGTAGTGGTACATGGAAAATATAACGGAGTTGATTATGTAATCATGTATGCTTATATGCAACTAAACACAATTACAGTTGGCTATGGACAAAATGTAAGTTCAGGACAAAAAATTGGTCAAATAGGTGATAGTGAAAGTAGCGTAGATACCACGTACATATTGAAGTGTTAA
- a CDS encoding chromate transporter codes for MFSFSSYAGGITASSYGISFQSIGALTASLAIFLPGTLLIYFVYPIWEYFRNIDVVKVALHGTSAVAVGLIATSAIILLQQTSFSIINILILLFTFLLLL; via the coding sequence ATGTTTAGTTTTAGTTCTTATGCAGGTGGAATTACAGCTAGTAGCTACGGAATTAGTTTTCAAAGTATAGGTGCACTGACGGCCAGTCTTGCAATATTCCTTCCAGGTACACTCTTAATATACTTCGTTTATCCAATTTGGGAATATTTTAGAAACATTGATGTAGTAAAGGTTGCCTTGCATGGAACATCAGCTGTAGCAGTTGGACTCATAGCAACATCAGCAATTATACTCCTCCAACAAACTAGTTTTTCTATAATTAACATATTAATTTTGCTATTCACATTTTTATTGCTATTATAA
- a CDS encoding chromate transporter — protein MIQNNNAARYSTFLKDVALCAFGSYGGPEAHFGVFTEQMVVKKQYITEEEMAELIALTSILPDPSSTQTIIAIGYKNGGPLLGLFTLIVWALPPIIIMMLFSFASLWLKYNFELNILKYIVPMAVGFILVAVFRLAKKVITSNLTVVLLLFGLITTYVVREAWIFPTVLIIGGFINIIISRQPILINRVQINPPWIYLFCFIFIALISIILNLLFDIYFFDVFYRFGFLIIGGGQVLIPLIYSELVEIGQHMSSQEFLIGYGLVQGLPEANV, from the coding sequence TTGATACAAAACAATAATGCTGCTCGTTATTCAACTTTCTTAAAGGATGTTGCATTATGTGCTTTTGGATCATATGGTGGTCCTGAAGCACATTTTGGTGTGTTTACTGAACAAATGGTTGTTAAAAAACAATACATCACTGAAGAAGAAATGGCAGAGCTAATTGCCTTAACAAGCATATTACCAGATCCAAGTAGTACCCAAACTATAATTGCAATTGGATATAAAAATGGTGGACCACTTCTGGGCTTATTTACTTTAATAGTTTGGGCGCTTCCGCCTATAATTATAATGATGCTATTTTCATTTGCTAGTTTGTGGTTAAAATATAATTTCGAGCTCAATATTCTAAAATATATTGTACCGATGGCGGTCGGTTTTATTCTTGTCGCAGTATTTCGATTAGCAAAAAAAGTAATTACCAGTAACTTGACAGTAGTTTTATTACTTTTCGGACTAATTACTACCTACGTAGTGAGAGAAGCTTGGATTTTTCCAACTGTACTAATTATTGGTGGCTTCATTAATATAATTATTTCTCGACAGCCAATACTAATTAATAGAGTTCAAATAAATCCCCCTTGGATTTATTTGTTTTGTTTTATTTTTATTGCTTTGATAAGTATAATTTTGAATTTACTATTTGATATATATTTTTTTGATGTTTTTTATCGTTTTGGCTTCCTAATAATTGGTGGTGGGCAGGTATTAATTCCACTTATCTATAGTGAGTTAGTTGAAATAGGGCAACATATGAGTAGTCAAGAATTTCTAATCGGTTATGGCCTTGTACAAGGATTGCCGGAGGCAAATGTTTAG
- a CDS encoding tyrosine-protein phosphatase, with the protein MHKDIGIRRFNFENVYNLRELGGYATKDNAFTNYNVYLRSDCLSELSVNEQECLLSYGVTSVIDLRYNDEILIAEDPFINTIGVAYYNIPLSNNLETITETSLGDAYVQMAKDKKFIRHFFKAAATSTGTLLFHCSAGKDRTGVVAALLLLLAGVDKEDIIADYQVSYSYLQPKFTKMPIVDNEKYGVFLNSNPENIIQLIDWIEKKYKTIETFLTESGVSISEIAYIKNKFINSL; encoded by the coding sequence ATGCATAAAGATATTGGAATTAGAAGATTTAATTTTGAAAATGTTTATAACCTAAGAGAATTAGGTGGTTACGCAACAAAAGATAATGCATTTACAAATTATAATGTTTATTTAAGGAGTGACTGTTTAAGTGAGTTATCAGTTAATGAACAAGAATGCTTATTGTCCTATGGAGTAACAAGTGTTATTGACTTGAGATACAACGACGAGATATTAATTGCTGAAGATCCCTTTATTAATACTATCGGAGTAGCATACTATAATATTCCACTAAGCAATAATCTGGAGACAATAACTGAGACGTCTCTCGGAGATGCATACGTTCAAATGGCTAAAGATAAAAAATTTATTCGGCACTTTTTTAAAGCAGCTGCAACCAGCACAGGAACTCTACTGTTTCACTGTAGTGCAGGAAAAGATAGAACTGGTGTTGTTGCAGCGCTGTTACTCTTGCTTGCTGGTGTAGACAAGGAAGACATTATTGCTGATTATCAGGTTTCTTATTCGTATCTTCAACCTAAATTTACTAAAATGCCAATAGTTGATAATGAAAAATACGGAGTATTCTTAAACTCAAATCCTGAAAATATTATACAGTTAATTGACTGGATTGAAAAAAAGTATAAAACAATTGAAACATTTTTGACTGAATCAGGAGTAAGTATTTCAGAAATAGCTTATATTAAAAATAAGTTTATCAATTCATTATAA
- the phnC gene encoding phosphonate ABC transporter ATP-binding protein, producing the protein MQKILELRNIKKVYNKTSIGLEEINLSFSGGEFVAVIGPSGAGKSTLLRCINRLIQPTSGEVIFIDREVQNASKKELRFIRSQIGMIFQHYNLIDRSSVLENVLLGRLGHMNPIKGLFSLYSNEDKENAIKLLRKIGLDEQIYKRADELSGGQKQRVGICRALIQQPKLMLADEPIASLDPKTSIDVMDALYNNCQDFGITCITNLHQVEVAKKYATRIIGVKKGKVVFDGKPNMLTEDIISMLYEGKEGEAYA; encoded by the coding sequence ATGCAAAAAATTCTCGAGTTAAGAAATATCAAAAAAGTGTATAACAAAACTAGTATTGGACTTGAAGAAATTAACTTATCTTTTTCGGGTGGTGAATTTGTAGCGGTTATCGGACCAAGTGGTGCTGGAAAGTCTACACTATTAAGATGTATAAATAGATTAATTCAACCAACAAGTGGAGAAGTCATTTTTATTGATAGAGAAGTACAAAATGCATCAAAAAAGGAGCTTCGATTTATTCGCTCACAAATTGGCATGATTTTCCAACACTATAATTTAATTGATAGATCAAGCGTTCTTGAAAATGTTTTATTGGGCAGACTAGGTCATATGAACCCTATAAAAGGATTATTTAGCCTTTACTCAAATGAAGATAAAGAAAATGCGATTAAGTTACTAAGAAAGATTGGCTTAGATGAGCAAATATATAAAAGAGCTGACGAACTTTCGGGTGGTCAAAAACAACGAGTAGGAATATGTAGAGCATTAATACAGCAACCAAAGTTAATGTTAGCTGATGAACCAATCGCATCTCTCGATCCCAAAACATCGATTGATGTCATGGATGCTTTATACAATAATTGTCAGGATTTTGGAATAACTTGCATAACAAATTTACATCAAGTAGAAGTAGCAAAAAAATATGCAACACGTATTATTGGTGTGAAAAAAGGTAAAGTAGTTTTTGATGGTAAACCGAATATGCTAACTGAAGATATTATATCGATGCTTTATGAAGGAAAAGAGGGTGAAGCGTATGCATAA
- a CDS encoding PhnE/PtxC family ABC transporter permease — translation MIKTTIRFLNSKKYSNTRRIHIKHKKTARQQLLFFLGAILVFFVALSQVNIDFSYLQKGVGKINMLLLELSSPNLSALPAFLFGLMETLSIAFVGLAVSATIALPLVFLSASNTSPNKTLAKGIRLIMVIVRAVPITIWGLIAAASVGFGSLAGILGLFFPITAYLVRTLTNRVEENSNEVIEALQSTGATWLQVMLKGVFIQIYPQFLASITLRYEMNVAEVVSLGMVGIAGIGYRLNMSISMYDFNTASTGIIIVYCTMLLLEIISKRIVIKIKGV, via the coding sequence ATGATTAAAACAACAATTCGATTCTTAAACTCGAAAAAATATTCTAACACACGCAGAATACATATAAAACATAAAAAAACAGCAAGACAGCAGTTATTATTCTTTCTTGGTGCAATTCTTGTTTTTTTCGTTGCACTATCTCAGGTCAACATAGATTTTAGTTATTTACAAAAAGGAGTAGGCAAAATCAATATGCTTCTGCTTGAATTATCATCTCCAAATTTAAGCGCACTTCCAGCCTTTTTATTTGGTTTAATGGAAACACTCTCTATTGCGTTCGTAGGATTAGCGGTCTCTGCCACTATAGCTTTGCCTTTGGTATTTCTCTCCGCTAGCAATACTTCACCAAATAAAACACTAGCAAAAGGTATTCGATTAATTATGGTAATAGTCAGAGCCGTACCCATTACAATTTGGGGACTAATTGCAGCAGCAAGTGTTGGATTTGGATCTCTCGCTGGTATATTGGGCCTGTTCTTTCCCATCACTGCATACTTAGTTCGGACATTAACAAATAGAGTTGAAGAAAACAGTAATGAAGTCATAGAAGCGCTGCAATCAACCGGTGCGACATGGCTACAAGTAATGTTGAAAGGTGTATTCATTCAGATATATCCGCAATTTTTAGCATCCATCACATTAAGATACGAAATGAATGTCGCGGAAGTCGTATCACTAGGTATGGTTGGTATTGCTGGAATTGGTTATCGTTTGAATATGTCGATAAGCATGTATGATTTCAACACAGCATCTACTGGCATAATTATTGTATACTGTACAATGTTATTACTGGAAATCATTTCAAAAAGAATTGTAATAAAAATAAAAGGAGTATGA